One part of the Rutidosis leptorrhynchoides isolate AG116_Rl617_1_P2 chromosome 1, CSIRO_AGI_Rlap_v1, whole genome shotgun sequence genome encodes these proteins:
- the LOC139850470 gene encoding uncharacterized mitochondrial protein AtMg00810-like has product MLLYVDDIVLTASSTSLVQRIIASLHKEFSMTDLGPLNYFLGIHATRTASGMFLSQKQYASEIIERDGALQYLTFTRPDISYAVQQICLFMHDPREQHMHALKRIIRYIQGTADLGLQLYSSSPTTLVAYSDADWAGCPTTRRSTSGYCIFLGNNLLSWSSKRQHTPSRSSAEAEYRGVA; this is encoded by the exons AtgttattatatgttgatgatattgtgttgACTGCCTCCTCTACAAGCTTAGTCCAACGGATTATTGCTTCCTTACATAAGGAATTTTCTATGACTGATTTAGGTCCGCTGAATTACTTCCTTGGAATTCATGCTACTCGTACTGCGTCTGGAATGTTCCTCTCCCAGAAACAGTACGCCTCCGAGATCATTGAGCGGGATG GCGCACTACAGTATCTTACATTTACTCGACCAGACATCTCTTACGCTGTTCAGCAGATCTGTCTCTTCATGCATGACCCTCGAGAACAACACATGCACGCTCTCAAGCGGATCATTCGTTACATTCAGGGTACCGCTGACCTTGGTCTACAGCTATATTCATCTTCTCCAACCACATTGGTTGCTTATTCTGACGCTGACTGGGCAGGTTGTCCCACCACCAGACGATCCACCTCAGGCTATTGTATTTTCCTCGGAAACAATCTACTGTCATGGTCTTCTAAGAGGCAACACACGCCTTCTCGTTCCAGTGCAGAGGCGGAATATCGAGGAGTtgcctga